One window from the genome of Oncorhynchus kisutch isolate 150728-3 linkage group LG21, Okis_V2, whole genome shotgun sequence encodes:
- the LOC109866599 gene encoding serine protease 27 — protein sequence MESGWVLCAIVFALTCMGKGGHSQANVCGIASLNTKIVGGQDAAAGSWPWQASLHRFNSHFCGGSLINKEWVLTAAHCFPSTSTSDLLVYLGRQNQQSINSNEVSQTVSQIICNPNYNSATSDNDICLLKLSSPVTFTDYIQPVCLAADDSTYYAGTDSWVTGWGDINSGVPLPSPGTLQEVTVPVVGNRECSCLYAGFSSITNNMICAGLLSGGKDSCQGDSGGPMVSKQGLVWIQSGVVSFGQGCAVANFPGVYTRVSQYQTWINSQISTDMPGFVTFSSSGTDSDLNVTCNALSSGASLFSLSPILITLSLLIEHTLKVDA from the exons ATGGAGTCGGGGTGGGTCTTGTGTGCTATTGTATTTGCGTTGACCTGCATGGGAAAAG gtggcCATTCACAGGCAAATG TGTGTGGCATTGCTTCTCTCAACACAAAGATTGTCGGGGGTCAGGATGCAGCTGCAGGTAGCTGGCCATGGCAGGCCAGTCTGCACCGCTTCAACAGCCATTTTTGTGGAGGCTCCCTTATCAACAAAGAGTGGGTGCTGACTGCCGCTCACTGCTTCCCCAG CACCAGCACATCCGACCTGCTTGTCTACCTGGGCCGGCAGAATCAGCAAAGCATAAACTCCAACGAGGTATCCCAAACGGTCTCTCAGATCATCTGCAACCCGAACTACAACAGTGCAACCAGCGACAATGACATATGTTTGCTGAAGCTCTCATCACCTGTCACCTTCACTGACTACATCCAGCCGGTCTGCCTTGCAGCAGATGACAGCACCTACTACGCTGGCACTGATAGCTGGGTCACCGGATGGGGCGATATCAATAGTGGTG TGCCCCTTCCCTCACCCGGGACCCTACAGGAGGTGACTGTGCCAGTAGTGGGGAACAGGGAGTGTAGCTGTCTCTATGCTGGATTTAGTTCAATCACAAACAACATGATCTGTGCTGGTCTACTGAGTGGAGGAAAAGATTCCTGTCAG GGAGACTCTGGGGGGCCAATGGTGAGCAAACAGGGTCTGGTCTGGATCCAGTCTGGGGTTGTTAGTTTCGGACAAGGCTGTGCTGTAGCAAATTTCCCAGGAGTGTACACCAGAGTGTCCCAGTACCAGACCTGGATCAACAGCCAGATCAGCACTGACATGCCAGGCTTCGTCACCTTCTCCTCCAGTGGGACTGACTCTGATCTCAATGTCACCTGTAATGCACTGTCCAGTGGGGcctcactcttctccctctctcctattctcatcactctctctcttctaatAGAGCACACACTAAAAGTGGATGCTTAA